In a genomic window of Platichthys flesus chromosome 24, fPlaFle2.1, whole genome shotgun sequence:
- the ift46 gene encoding intraflagellar transport protein 46 homolog: MERTDRRKDPRRLDNQPYDESLEVVDSEEVASVSSPTPRGQRQSFSRLSREGRGLMSANSSSDEFEEDQKPQRTKKPIGRQPGASPNEEEEEEEEDEEEEDDDSDEDDTDDDDEPGQAPEGAYDPADYANLPVSTEVKELFQYITRYTPQSIELDHSLKPFIPDFIPAVGDIDAFLKVPRPDGVTDALGLLALDEPSVKQSDPTVLSLWLSEETKQHGATELKKVTSVASPQSIPRAVDSWVESISALHRSKPAASVHYGRAMPDIDSLMQEWPGELEELLGRLQLPPARLDCSLMQYVDLVCALLDVPVHSNRIQSLHLLFNLYLEFRDSQHFTRRTQT, encoded by the exons ATGGAGCGGACTGACCGGAGGAAAGACCCCCGCCGGTTGGACAACCAGCCGTACGACGAGAGCCTGGAGGTGGTCGACTCCGAGGAGGTGGCGAGCGTCTCCAGCCCGACTCCCCGCGGCCAGCGTCAG TCATTCTCCAGGCTCAGTCGGGAGGGGCGTGGCCTGATGTctgccaacagcagcagtgatgagTTTGAGGAGGATCAAAAGCCTCAGCGGACCAAAAAACCAATCGGTAGGCAGCCTGGTGCTAGTCcgaacgaggaggaggaagaggaagaggaggatgaagaggaggaggatgatgattcTGACGAAGACGATACAGACGATGATGACGAACCGGGGCAGGCTCCGGAGGGGGCGTATGACCCCGCTGACTACGCCAACCTGCCTGTGAGCACCGAGGTCAAAGAGCTGTTCCAGTACATCACACG GTACACTCCTCAGTCCATTGAGTTGGATCACAGTCTGAAACCCTTCATTCCTGACTTCATCCCAGCTGTCGGAGACATTGACGCCTTCCTGAAG GTGCCGAGGCCGGACGGGGTCACAGACGCTCTGGGTCTGTTGGCTCTGGACGAGCCCAGTGTGAAACAGTCTGACCCCACGGTTCTGTCACTGTGGCTGTCGGAGGAGACCAAACAACACGGAGCCACAGag ctGAAGAAGGTGACGAGCGTGGCGAGTCCTCAGTCGATTCCTCGGGCGGTGGACAGCTGGGTGGAGAGCATCAGTGCGCTGCACCGCTCCAAACCAGCGGCGAGCGTCCACTATGGCCGTGCGATGCCCGACATCGACAGCCTGATGCAGGAGTGGCCAGGCGAGCTCGAGGAGCTACTGGGGCGTCTCCAGCTGCCGCCCGCCCGCCTCGACTGCAGCCTGATGCAGTATGTGGACCTTGTGTGCGCCCTGCTGGACGTCCCCGTGCACAGCAACAGGATCCAGTCTCTGCACCTGCTGTTCAACCTCTACCTGGAGTTCAGAGACTCTCAGCACTTCACACGCAgaacacaaacctga